One Actinomadura viridis genomic region harbors:
- a CDS encoding LCP family protein, whose amino-acid sequence MDGPASRGGRRSPRGTRWSRAGRARPLAGALVVVALVALGVVGLADWRAGVYDRDIQRLPDALPSDSGDRPAPDPGENWLLIGSDLRGVPAERKWRPGGTARADTIMLLHVPEDGGDRAYVISIPRDLWVDIPGRDRGKINSAFAAGGSRLLAETVEALGGVRVDHVAAVDFTGFKAMTDALGGVEVHLDRPIHDPTNGWSWPAGRNRLDGEDALRFVRERKGLPGGDLGRVRRQHAFLMAMAEKASDSGTLTNPFKLDAFLRAAVRSLAMDAGTEFGTLRALALRLARIGPGGVSFVTLPTGPSDWIGDQNVLLPDERAGDDLFDALLDGELDRHLDRHDLETDPERVG is encoded by the coding sequence ATGGACGGCCCCGCGTCGCGCGGCGGGCGGCGGAGCCCGCGCGGCACGAGGTGGAGCCGGGCGGGGCGGGCGCGTCCGCTGGCCGGGGCGCTCGTCGTGGTCGCGCTGGTGGCGCTGGGCGTGGTGGGGCTGGCCGACTGGCGGGCGGGCGTCTACGACCGCGACATCCAGCGGCTGCCGGACGCGCTGCCGTCCGACTCCGGCGACCGGCCCGCCCCCGACCCGGGGGAGAACTGGCTCCTGATCGGCTCCGACCTGCGCGGTGTCCCGGCCGAACGCAAATGGCGTCCCGGCGGCACCGCCCGCGCGGACACCATCATGCTCCTGCACGTTCCGGAGGACGGCGGTGACCGGGCCTACGTGATCTCGATCCCCCGGGACCTGTGGGTCGACATCCCCGGCCGTGACCGCGGCAAGATCAACTCGGCGTTCGCGGCGGGCGGGTCACGGCTGCTGGCGGAGACCGTGGAGGCCCTCGGCGGGGTGCGCGTCGACCACGTCGCCGCCGTCGACTTCACCGGGTTCAAGGCGATGACCGACGCCCTGGGCGGGGTGGAGGTCCACCTGGACCGGCCGATCCACGACCCGACCAACGGCTGGTCCTGGCCCGCGGGCCGCAACCGCCTGGACGGCGAGGACGCCCTGCGCTTCGTCCGGGAGCGCAAGGGCCTGCCGGGCGGCGACCTGGGCCGCGTCAGGCGCCAGCACGCCTTCCTCATGGCGATGGCCGAGAAGGCCTCGGACTCGGGGACGCTGACCAACCCGTTCAAGCTGGACGCCTTCCTGCGCGCGGCCGTGCGGTCGCTGGCGATGGACGCGGGGACCGAGTTCGGGACGCTGCGGGCGCTGGCGCTGCGGCTGGCACGGATCGGCCCCGGCGGCGTCTCGTTCGTCACCCTCCCCACCGGCCCCAGCGACTGGATCGGCGACCAGAACGTGCTGCTCCCCGACGAGCGGGCCGGCGACGACCTCTTCGACGCGCTGCTGGACGGGGAGCTGGACCGCCACCTGGACCGCCACGACCTGGAGACCGACCCCGAGCGGGTCGGCTGA
- a CDS encoding AarF/ABC1/UbiB kinase family protein yields the protein MSEIPRRAVTRSAKLATLPLGFAGRTALGLGKRTFGRPAETVALEVQRRTADQLFRVLGELKGGAMKVGQLLSIFEAGLPEEMAGPFRASLTRLQEAAPPMPAATTHRVMAEGLGEDWHELFAEFDDAPAAAASIGQVHRGVWHDGRAVAVKVQYPGAGKALMSDFNQISRLSRLITPLFPGIEVKPVVADLKRRLEKELDYDDEARAQAAFHHAYADDPDFVVPAVVAQSGNVLVTEWLDGTPLSKIIAGGAQDQRDRAGLLLFRFLLSGPARCELIHIDPHPGNFRVLDDGRLGVMDFGGAARVPAELQWSIGRLLRIGTLGTPEEMVEAARDEGFLAPEAQVDPEQLAALVSAHAFPFAQERFRYTREWMRQETARGMGIATDLRPDALARHLRMPPQYMAVSRALSSCGGVLCQLEAEGAFRAEAERWLPGFATGDDLDDGLTGGEATA from the coding sequence GTGAGTGAGATTCCCCGCCGCGCGGTGACGCGGAGCGCCAAGCTGGCGACCCTGCCCCTGGGGTTCGCCGGCCGGACCGCCCTCGGCCTGGGCAAGCGCACGTTCGGCCGGCCCGCCGAGACGGTGGCCCTGGAGGTCCAGCGGCGCACCGCCGACCAGCTCTTCCGCGTTCTCGGGGAGCTGAAGGGCGGCGCGATGAAGGTCGGCCAGCTGCTGTCGATCTTCGAGGCGGGGCTGCCCGAGGAGATGGCCGGGCCGTTCCGCGCCAGCCTCACCCGGCTCCAGGAGGCCGCGCCGCCGATGCCGGCCGCCACCACCCACCGGGTCATGGCCGAGGGGCTCGGCGAGGACTGGCACGAGCTGTTCGCCGAGTTCGACGACGCGCCCGCCGCGGCGGCCTCCATCGGCCAGGTGCACCGGGGGGTCTGGCACGACGGCCGCGCGGTCGCGGTCAAGGTGCAGTACCCGGGCGCCGGCAAGGCCCTGATGAGCGACTTCAACCAGATCTCCCGGCTCAGCCGCCTGATCACCCCGCTGTTCCCCGGGATCGAGGTCAAACCGGTCGTCGCCGACCTCAAGCGGCGGCTGGAGAAGGAACTCGACTACGACGACGAGGCCCGCGCCCAGGCCGCCTTCCACCACGCCTACGCCGACGATCCCGACTTCGTCGTCCCGGCCGTGGTGGCCCAGTCGGGCAACGTCCTGGTCACCGAATGGCTGGACGGCACCCCGCTCTCGAAGATCATCGCGGGCGGTGCGCAGGACCAGCGCGACCGGGCCGGGCTGCTGCTGTTCCGGTTCCTGCTGTCGGGCCCCGCCCGCTGCGAGCTGATCCACATCGATCCGCATCCCGGCAACTTCCGGGTGCTGGACGACGGCCGCCTGGGCGTCATGGACTTCGGCGGCGCCGCCCGCGTCCCGGCGGAGCTGCAGTGGTCGATCGGCCGCCTGCTGCGCATCGGCACCCTGGGCACCCCCGAGGAAATGGTCGAGGCCGCCCGCGACGAGGGCTTCCTGGCGCCCGAAGCCCAGGTGGACCCCGAGCAGCTGGCCGCGCTGGTCTCCGCGCACGCCTTCCCGTTCGCCCAGGAACGGTTCCGCTACACCCGCGAATGGATGCGCCAGGAGACCGCCCGCGGCATGGGCATCGCCACCGACCTGCGGCCGGACGCCCTGGCCCGGCACCTGCGCATGCCGCCGCAGTACATGGCCGTCAGCCGCGCCCTGAGCAGCTGCGGCGGGGTGCTGTGCCAGCTGGAGGCCGAGGGCGCCTTCCGCGCCGAGGCCGAGCGCTGGCTGCCCGGCTTCGCGACCGGCGACGACCTCGACGACGGCCTCACCGGCGGCGAGGCCACCGCCTGA